CGGCGGCCTACGCCTACCTCCTGGGCCTCTACCTCGGCGACGGATGCATCAGCCGGGCGCCGCGCACGTTCACCCTCAGAATCGCCTGCGCCGAGGCGTGGCCGGGTCTGGTGGAGGAGTGCACACGTGCCGTGCGCGCCGTGCGGCCCGACAACGCGGTCCGCCTGGTGCGCAAGGAGGGATGCGTCATGGTCACCTCATCGAGCAACCACTGGCCGTGCCTCTTTCCCCAGCACGGGCCGGGCAGGAAGCACGAGCGGCCGATCGTGCTCGCGCCGTGGCAACGGGAGATCGTGGACGAGCACGGGTGGGCGTTCGTGCGCGGGCTGGTGCACTCCGACGGCTGCCGCGTCGTGAACTGGACGACCCGCCTCGTCGGCGGGCAGCGCAAGAGGTACGAGTATCCGCGGTACTTCTTCACCAATACCTCCGCGGACATCATCGACCTGTGCACAGCGGCTCTCGACGCCCTGGGGGTCTCCTGGACCCACCTGCGGCAGAGCCGCGCCGCGCAGACGGTCTCCGTCGCGCGGCGGGACTCCGTGGCCCTCATGGACCGCCATGTCGGCCCGAAGTTCTGAGCTCCGGGAAGGGGGGCGGGCGCTACCAGCCCAGGCCGTCCAGGTACTGGCCGACGCGCGCGGCGTCCCAGGCCCCGTCGGCGACGACCACGCGGTACCGGTAGAAGAAGGAGGCGCGGGGGGCGAGTTCGAACTCCTCGAAGAACGCCCAGGAGAAGGCGACGGTGGGGGTGGAGGCCGAGCGCACGAACCAGTGCGAGGGGTGGACGGCGGCCGGGCCGGAGTTCTCCGGGGCGTGGGCGAACACGAGGGTGGAGTGGGCGTCGATGTCGTCGTGCTCGGTGGTGAAGGCGATCCAGGGGACGTCGGCCGCGGGGGTGCCCATGGTGTCCCGGTCGGTCGCGGGCCCCGCGGGTGTCAGGATCTGCCCGTCGGTGAAGTCCCGCGGGCCCCGCCAGTGGAGACCGGTGTAGCCGGCCATCTCCCGGCCCGCGGTGGTGGGGCTGCCGAAGTGCAGGGGTTCCGCCCGGATGTTGGTGAGTCTGATCGTCCAGTCCAGGGCCCACGCACCGTCGGCGGGGCGCACGGAGTGGACGGCGAGGGTGCGTTCCTCGCGGGCCCATTCCTCTTCGCCGTGGCTGATCCAGGTGAGGTCCTCCGCCAGGTCGACCCGGTCGTCCGTGGCGTCGATGCGGGTGAATCCGTCGTGGCGCATCCGGCCGACGCGTTCGGGCACGCGCTGGTACCCCTTGCCGGTCAGGTAGGAGTTGCCGCCCCAGAAGTTCTGCTCCGACAGGTGGCTGGCGGTCATCTGGATGCCCTTGTGCCAGCGGTGGTCGTTGGGCCGGTAGCCGGTGACGAGGTTCCCCGCGAGGGTGCGCACCGGGTGGGCGTAGGGCTTGCGGGATTCGTACGGTTCGGGGTCGGGGCGGTGCACGTACGACAGGATCTCGGTGCCGTCGGCGTGGACGGCCACGCGTTCACCGACGGTGTGGACAACGGTGAGTCGTGCGGTCACTGCGTCTCCTTGGGTGCCCAGTCGGGGTGGTTGCCGTGCATGGCCCGGTAGTAGGGGTCGTTCTCGGTGATCTCCCCCGCGCGGACGGGGAGGCCGGTGAAGGCGGCCTTGTAGAGAGCGGCGTTGAATTCGAGGGAGCGGCGGGCGTCCGTTCCGCTGCCGGGGGGCCTGGTGCCGGCCCGCAGGGCGTCGAGCACGCCGGCGAGTTGGGCTGTGTGCGAGCTGGGCCGGTCGGCGGCCGGGGTCCGCCAGCGGGTGACGCGGGCGTCGTCGTCGAGGCCGGGGCGCGGGGTGTAGCGCCAGTCCGCGTTGCTGTGGCCGTAGAGGTGGGTGAGTTCGACGGTGGCGTCGGCGCAGTCGATGCGGATGCGGCTGACCTGGTCGGGGGACAGAACGCTGTTGACCACGGTGGCCATGGTGCCGCCCGCGAAGCGCACCAGGGCGGTGGAGACGTCCTCGCTCTCGATGTCGTGGACGAGGCGGGCGGCCATGGCGCGGATCTCGGTCCAGTCGCCGAGGAGGTGGAGGAGCAGGTCGGTCTGGTGGATGCCGTGCCCCATGGTGGGGCCGCCGCCTTCGCTGCTCCAGCGTCCGCGCCAGGGCACGCCGTAGTAGGCGTCGTCGCGGTACCACGTGGTCTGGCAGTGGGCGACGAGGGGCGTGCCGAGGGCGCCGCTGTCGAGGAGTGCGCGGGCGTGCTCGGTGCCCGAGCCGTAGCGGTGCTGGGCGACGACGGCCAGGTAGGGGCCGCCGTCGCGTTCGGCCGCCGAGATCTCGTCGAACTCGGCGAGGGACAGGCAGAGGGGTTTCTCGCACCACACCCAGGCGCCGGCGCGCAGGGCGGCGAGGGCCTGTTCGCGGTGGAGGGCCGGTGGCGTGCCGAGGATGACCAGGTCGGGCCGTTCGGTGTCGAGCATGGCGCCGAGGTCGGTGTATCCGGCGGGGGTGCCGATGCCGTCGACGGTGGCGGTGTGTTCGCGGAAGGCGTCGAGGCGGGCGGTGTCGATGTCGACGGCGGCGACGAGTTCGGCGTCCGCCGCGTGGGCGGCGAGGGCCGGCAGGTGGCCGTGCGTGACGATGGCGCCTGTCCCGACGACGGCGGCCCTGATGCGGCGTGCAGCCATGTGGTGCGACTCCTGGCTGGTGTGGCGGCGCGCGAGAGTAAGCGCTTTCGTGCGGTCAGCCAACCATGTCGCTGTTCGGCGTGACAAGGGCACCACGGGCGGCCGGGCCGCCCGTGGTGCCCGCGGTCCACCGGGTTGTCAGTGCTGTGGCGCGTCGTCCTCGCCGACGCGGTGCACGCGCACCAGGTTGGTGGTGCCCGGGGTGGCGGGCGGCGAGCCCGCGGTCATGACCACGGTGTCGCCCTTGCGGCAGCGGCCGATGCGCAGGAGTTGCTCGTCCATCTGGGCCACCATGTCGTCGGTGGTGCTGACGGTGGGCACCAGGTAGGTCTCGACTCCCCAGGTGAGGGTGAGTTGGGCGTGGGTGGCGGGGTCGGGGGTGAACGCGACCACGGGGATGGGCGAGCGGTAGCGGGAGAGCCGGCGCGCGGTGTCGCCGCTCTGGGTGAAGGCGACGAGGAGCTTCGCGTCGAGGAAGTCGCCGATCTCGGCGGCGGCCCGGGCGACCGCGCCGCCCTGGGTGCGCGGCTTGCCGCCCTGGGCGAGCGGCGGGAGGCCCCGGGAGAGCAGGTCCTCCTCGGAGGCGGCGACGATGCGGCTCATGGTGCGGACGGTCTCGACCGGGTACCTGCCGACGCTGGTCTCGCCGGAGAGCATGACGGCGTCCGTGCCGTCCATGACGGCGTTGGCGACGTCGGACGCCTCGGCGCGGGTGGGGCGGGACGACTCGATCATGGAGTCGAGCATCTGGGTGGCGACGATGACGGGCTTGGCGTTGCGCTTGGCGAGTTTGACGGCGCGCTTCTGGACGAGCGGGACGGCTTCGAGGGGGACTTCGACGCCGAGGTCGCCGCGGGCGACCATGATGCCGTCGAAGGCGTCGACGATGTCCTGGAGGTTGGCCTCGGCCTGCGGCTTCTCGATCTTGGCGATGACGGGGAGGAAGCGCCCTTCCTCGGCCATGACGCGGTGGACGTCCTTGATGTCGTCGCCGCTGCGCACGAACGAGAGGGCGATGATGTCGACGCCGGTGCGCAGGGCCCAGCGCAGGTCGTCGATGTCCTTGGTGGACAGGGCGGGCACGGAGACGGCGACGCCGGGGAGGTTGAGGCCCTTGTGGTCGGAGACCAGACCGCCTTCGACGACGCGGGTGCGGACGCGGGGGCCGTCGACGGCGACGACTTCGAGGGCGACGCGGCCGTCGTCGACGAGGATGCGCTCGCCGGGGACGACGTCGCCGGCGAGGCCGGGGTAGGTGGTGCCGCAGTGGTGCTGGTCACCGGTGACGTCTTCCGTGGTGATGGTGAATTCGTCGCCGGGTTCGAGGAGGACCGGGCCTTCCTTGAAGCTGCCGAGGCGAATCTTGGGTCCCTGGAGGTCGGCCAGAATTCCGACGCTGCGTCCCCATTCCGTGGCGGCGCGGCGGACCCGCTGGTAGCGCAGCTCGTGCTCACGGTGGGCGCCATGGCTGAGGTTGAGCCTGGCCACGTCCATTCCCGCCTCCACCAGCGCGGCAATGCGCTCATATGAGTCGGTGGCGGGACCAAGTGTGCAGACAATTTTCGCTCGGCGCATGGCCCAACCTTAGGAGTTACCAACCAGTAGAGAGTCATCCGGAAGTAACCACGCAACGGCGGGAAATTAAAGAGAGTCCCACAACTCTCGCAATGAGCGGGCGCCTGCTCCTTTGAGCTTTTCGGCGGGGCCTTATCGAGGGCTTATCTGCCCGGTGCCTTCCGCGGCGAAACGTCGTTCCGCGACGGCGCGCGCGCCGGTGGTATTCAGGCCGAAGGTGGTGAAAGCGGTGCGCTCGGGCAGCGGGTAGCAGTCACGGCCCGTCAGGTGGTTGAGGATCACGGCGCTGCGGTGGGCGAGGAGTCCGAGGTCGGGGGCGCCGACGCCGTGCGTGTGGCGTTCGGCGTTCTGCACGTAGACGGTCCCGGTGACCGAGGGGTCGAGTGCCAGCCGGTAGCGGTCGTCGACCTCGTGGCGCCCGGCGGCGTCGCGGCGCAGGTGGGGGGCGAGGCCGGACAGGAGCGGCGCGAGGGGGCGTTCGCGGTATCCGGTGGCCAGGACGAGCGCGCCGGTGGGCAGGTGGGACGTCGTGCTCTGCTCGGCGTGGTCGAGGTGCAGCAGGAGCCCGCCCTCGGCGCGGCAATGCGCGGCGCGGACGGTGACGCCCGGGGTGAGCGTGGTGTCGGGCCAGCCGCCGGTGATGCTCCGCCGGTACAGCTCGTCGTGGATGGCGGCGAGCGTGCCGGCGTCGATGGCCTTGTACAGCTGCCACTGGCGGGCGGTGAGGTGGTCGCGGACGGGTTCGCCGAGACCGTGGAAGTAGCGGGTGTAGTCGGGCGTGAAGTGTTCGAGGCCGAGCTTGCTGTACTCCATGGGGGCGAACGCGGGGCTGCGGGTGAGCCAGTGGAGTCGTTCGCGGCCGGCCGGGCGGGCGCGGAGCAGGTCGAGGAAGACCTCGGCGCCGGACTGCCCCGAGCCGACGACGGTGATGTGGTCGGCGGCGAGGAGGCGTTCGCGGTGGTCCAGGTAGTCGGCGGAGTGCACGACGGGCGCGGTGGCGGTGTCGGCGAGGGTGCGCAGGGCGCCGGGGACGTGGGGGGCGGTGCCGATGCCGACGACGAGGTTGCGGGCGTGGGTGCGGCCGGTGGCGCCGGTGCCGAGGCGGGTGTGGTCGAGCGTGAAGACGGCCGCCTCCCGGTCCCAGTGGACGGCGTCGACGCGGTGGTCGAAGTGGAGTCCTTCGAGGTGGGTGCTGACCCAGCGGCAGTAGGCGTCGTATTCGGCGCGCGGCGTGTGGAAGCGTTCGGCGAAGTAGAAGGGGTACAGGCGCTGGCGGGCGCGGAGGTAGTTGAGGAAGGTCCACGGGCTGGTGGGGTCGGCCAGGGTGACGAGGTCGGCGAGGAAGGGGACTTGGAGGGTGGTGCCCTCGATGAGGAGTCCCGGGTGCCAGTGGAACGCGGGGCGTTGCTCGTACCAGGCCGTGCGCAGGTCGGCCCTGGGCTGGGCGAGGGCGGCGAGGGACAGGTTGGCGGGGCCGATGCCGATGCCGGCGAGGTCGAGGACGCGGTGGGGGCGGCTGGGTGTCATGGGCGGGTGTCCTGGGGGGAACGGCGGTGCGTGGGCCGGTCGTCGGCGTGCTCGGGGTCCTGGTCGAGGACGAGTTTGACGAGGGCGGCGAGGTCGTTCGGCTGGGCGAAGGGGTTGAGCAGGGTGGCCTTGAGCCACAGGGCGGGGCGTCCGTCGGGGCCGTGCGCGCGTGCGCGCCCGAGGACGGCGCGGCCCTCGGTGAGCAGGCGCCGGCGGACGGCCGCCACGTGCTGGTCGGTGGCGCCGGCCGGGCGGAAGAGGACGGTGCTGATGGTGGGCGGCGCGTGGAGGGTGAGGCGTGGTTCCGCGGCGACGAGGTCGGCGAGGTCGGCCGCGGCGCGGCAGGTGCGGTCGACGAGTTCGGCGAGTCCGCTCGTGCCCAGGGCGCGCAGGGTGGCGGCGATCTTGAGGATGTCGGGGCGGCGGGTGGTGCGCAGGGAGCGGCCGAGGAGGTCGGGGAGGCCGGCTTGTGTGTCGTCCTCGGCGTTGAGGTAGTCGGCGCGTTGGGCGAGGGGGGTGAGGGCGGCGCGGTCGGGGGTGGTGAGGAGTCCGGCGGCGACGGGCTGCCAGCCGAGTTTGTGCAGGTCGAGGGTGACGGTGTCGGCGCGGTCGAGGCCGGTGAGCTTGGCGCGGTGGGTGGGGCTGAGCAGGAGGGGGCCGCCGTAGGCGGCGTCGACGTGGAGTGCGGTGGGCCGGTGGGGGCGGTGGGCGGCGACGATGTCGGCGATCGGGTGCAGCGGGTCGATGGCGCCGCTGTCGGTGGTGCCCGCGGTGGCGATGACGAGGGCGGGGGGCGCGTGCGGCCGGTGGGGTGGTCGCGGGGTGGTGAGGGCGTGGTGGACGGCGGCGGGGTCGAGGAGTCCGCGGGGGGTGGGCAGGACGGTGGGGGCGGGCAGGCCGAGGAGCCAGGCGGCGCGGTGGACGCTGTGGTGGGCGTTGGCTCCGCAGATGAGGGTGAGGTGCGCAGGGAGGTTCTCGCGGGCGAGCAGTGCGGCGATGAGGTTCGCCTCGGTGCCGCCGGTGGTGACGAGGGCGTCGGGGTCGGGGCCTTGGGGGTGGACGAGGCGGGCGAGGTCACGGGCCAGTCGGTGTTCGAGCGCGGAGGCCGCGGGTGCCTGGTCCCAGGAGTCCATGGAGGGGTTGAGGGCCGCGGCGGCGAGGTCGGCGGCGACGGCGACGGCGAGGGGCGGGGCGTGCAGGTGGGCGGCGCAGTGGGGGTCGGCGGGGTCGGCGGCGCCTTCGGCGAGTGCGGTGACGAGCGTGCGGAGGGCGTCGTGGGGGCCGGTGCCGTGGGTGGGGAGGGTGGGGCCGATGAGTTCGGTGAGGCGTCGGGTGACGGCGTCGGGTCCGCCGGCGGGCAGGGGGCCGCTGCGGGCGGCGGCGCCTTCGGCGAGTGCGGTGAGGACGGTGTCGAGGAGGGGGCGCAGGGCGCGGGGGCCCGCGGCCGCGCCGGCGAGGCGGGCGGCGTCGGCTGGGGTGGGCACGGGCATGGGGGACCCTTCGGTGTGGGGGCACCGCGTGCGGCAGGGACGGCGCTCAAGCTACGCGGGGTGGCTTCGCGGGGTCCCGGCGTTGTGCGTCGTTCCCCCGAACGGGTGACCGCGCCGTCGTTCTCCGCCGGGTGGGTGTGCGGTGCCCCGGCCGGGTCGGCCCCGCCCGTGCGGGCGGGGCCGGCCCCGCCGTCACCGGCCGAGGACGGCGAGGGCGCGGCGCAGTTCGTCGAGTTGGTCGCCGAGGCCGCGGCGCAGGGCGGGGGTGAGGTCGTCGCGGCGCAGGGTCTCCTCGCCGAGGCGCAGGGTCTCGGGGTCGGTGAGGGTGTGGGGGAACGCCGCGCGGCCCGCGAGGGCGCCGAGCGTGTGGCCGCGCCGGGCGGCGAGGTCGACGGCGGCGGGGAAGTAGCGGGCGGCCCAGGGGGTGAGGAGTTCGCGCTGCTCGTGTTGCCAGAAGCCTTCCGCGGTGGCCCTGAACAGGTAGTTCGACAGGGTGTCCGCGGTGCCGAACATCGCTTCCCAGGCGGCTTCCTTGGCGGCGGGGTCGGGGAGCGCGGCGCGGCAGCGGGCGGCTCCTTCCGCGCCGGCCGCGGTGGTGTCGCGGGCGGCTTCCGCGTCGATCTCGTCCTCGGTGGTGGCGCCGAGGGCGGCGAGTCGCCGCAGCAGGCGCCAGCGCAGTTCGGGGTCGAGCGCGGGGCCGCCCGGCAGGGTGCCGGCCTGCCGCCAGGCGCGCAGGGGGGCGGGTTCCGTGGCGGTGTCGATGGCGGTGCGGGCGGCGACGAGGCGGCGGGCGGGGTCGGTGTCGCCGGCGGCGAGGAGTTCGTGCGCGAGGTCGGAGAGGGTGGCGAGGGCGGCGGGCCGCCGGTGGTGGGGCAGGTAGCGTCCGGCGAGGGGGCCGGTCGCGAAGGCGAGGGCGGCTTCGAGGATCGCGGTGACGGGTTCGGCGGGCAGGTGCCCGCGCGCGGTGTCGAGGTAGTCCTCGGGCGGCAGGTCGCCGTCGCGGACCATGTCGCGTGCGGCGGTCCACAGGACGGTGCGGGTGAGGGGGTCGGGGAGGGCGGACAGGGTGCGGCGCGCGGTGTTCCAGGAGTGCGGGTCGAGGCGGATCTTGGCGTAGGTGAGGTCGCCGTCGTTGAGGACGACGAGGTCGGGCCTCGGGCCCGGGTAGGTGTGGTCCGTGGTGCCCGCCGCGGCGGGCAGGTCGAGGTCGTGCCGGTCGAGGGGGGTTCCTTCTGCGGTGTAGGTGCCCAGGCGCAGCCGGTGGGGTCGTGCGCCGGCGTGTGCGAGGCGCAGGTGCCAGGCGTCCTCCGTGGTGGTGATGCCGGCGGTGAGGGTGTCGGGTCCTGTGGTGCGCAGCCAGGCGTCGGCCCAGTCGGTGACGGGGCGGCCGGAGGCGCGGGTCATGGCGTCGACGAGGTCGGCGAGGGTGGCGTTGCCGAAGCGGTGGCGGGCGAAGTGGTCGTTGAGGCCGGTGAGGAACGCGTCGTCGCCGAGCCAGGTGACGAGTTGCCGCAGGGCGGAGGCGCCTTTGGCGTAGGAGATGCCGTCGAAGTTGAGGAGGGCGGCGGCGGTGTCGGGCACGGCGTCGGGTTCCGGGGCGACGGGGTGGGTGGAGGCGCGCTGGTCGGCGTCGTAGCCGAACTGCTTCCTGCCGGTGGAGAACTCGGGCCACGGGCGGTGGTCGGTGGCGTCGTTCGTGACCCGGTAGCCCAGGTAGTCGGCGAAGGACTCGTTGAGCCAGATGTCGTCCCACCAGCGGAGGGTGACGAGGTCGCCGAACCACATGTGGGCCATTTCGTGGGCGATGGTGACGGCGCGGTCGGCGCGCTGGCTGTCGGTGGCGGCGGCGCGGTGGATGTGGTTCTCGCTGATGGTGACGAGGCCGGGGTTCTCCATGGCGCCGGCGTTGAACTCGGGGACGAATGCCTGGTCGTAGGAGTCGAACGGGTAGGGCTCGTCGAAGAGTTCGTGGTAGTGGTCGAAGCAGCGGCGGGTGATGTCGAGGAGTTCGTCCGCGTCCTTGTCGAGGTGTTCCGCGAGGGAGCGCCGCACGTGCAGGCCGAAGGTCAGTCCCGCGTGTTCGGTGCGCACGGAGTGGTAGGGGCCGGCGGCGACGGCCACCAGGTAGGTGCTGATGGGCGGGGTGGTGGCGCAGCGGTGGCGTCCGGGCTGGCCTGTGACGGGGGTGGCGATGCCGTTGCCGAGGACGGTCCAGTCCTCGGGGGCGGTGACGGCGAGATCGAAGACGGCTTTGAGGTCGGGCTGGTCGAAGGCGGCGAAGACGAGGGGTGCGTCGGCGAGGAAGCACATGCTGTAGAGGTAGGTGAGGCCGTCCGCCGGGTCGGTGAAGCGGTGCAGTCCCTCGCCGGTGCGGGAGTAGGGCATGTCGGCGGTGACGGTGAGTTCGTGGGCGCCTGCGGTGAGGGCGGGGAGGGGCAGCCGGCCGTCGGTGAGGGTGTGGGGGTCGAGGTCGAGTCCGTCGAGGGTGGCGCGGTGGAGTGTGGTGGGCCGCAGTTCGGCGAACGTGTCGCCGGGCCGGCGCGCGGTGAAGCGGATGGTGGTGGTCGAGGCGAACGTGCGGTCGCCTCGGGTGAGGTCGAGGTCGATCTCGTAGCGGTGGACGTCGAGGAGTTCCGCTCGGGCTTCCGCTTCTGTGCGTGTCAGTGGGGCCATGGGGGCCATCGTGCCGCAGGGCGTTCCCGGGGCGCACTCGGGTTGCGCGGGCGGCCCCGGGGGTCGGGGCGGTTCGGGACAGGGTGTCCTGTCCTGGTCAGAGGCGGTCTTGCGCGGTCCCGCCTTTGCCCTGCGCTTCGTTGGCGAGTGTTTCGTGGTGGCGGATGACCTCGGCGATGATGAAGTTCAGCAGCTTCTCGGCGAAGGCCGGATCGAGTTTGGCGTTTTCCGCGAGCTCCCGGAGGCGGGTGATCTGGCGGGCCTCGCGGGCCGGGTCGGCGGCGGGGAGGCTGTGCCTGGCCTTGAGCCGGCCGACGCGCTGGGTGGCCTTGAAGCGCTCGGCGAGGATGTGCACGATCGCCGCGTCGATGTTGTCGATGCTGTCCCGGAGCGTTGCCAGTTCGTCGCGCACGTCCTGGGTCAGTTCCCCGGGCGCCGGGGCGTTGTTTCCGGCACTGCTGCTGTCCATGGGGGCCACCCTATGCTGCCCGAGGTGATCGCTACTGTGCGGTGCCCTGTGATCG
Above is a genomic segment from Streptomyces marincola containing:
- a CDS encoding transcriptional regulator, with the protein product MLRRVYDLSTRDLVLSLIGQGLSQSAVSRRTGVSRATIRDWQRRDRPMTDRARCPRCAAPPRLPEEPAAYAYLLGLYLGDGCISRAPRTFTLRIACAEAWPGLVEECTRAVRAVRPDNAVRLVRKEGCVMVTSSSNHWPCLFPQHGPGRKHERPIVLAPWQREIVDEHGWAFVRGLVHSDGCRVVNWTTRLVGGQRKRYEYPRYFFTNTSADIIDLCTAALDALGVSWTHLRQSRAAQTVSVARRDSVALMDRHVGPKF
- a CDS encoding DUF6807 domain-containing protein; this translates as MTARLTVVHTVGERVAVHADGTEILSYVHRPDPEPYESRKPYAHPVRTLAGNLVTGYRPNDHRWHKGIQMTASHLSEQNFWGGNSYLTGKGYQRVPERVGRMRHDGFTRIDATDDRVDLAEDLTWISHGEEEWAREERTLAVHSVRPADGAWALDWTIRLTNIRAEPLHFGSPTTAGREMAGYTGLHWRGPRDFTDGQILTPAGPATDRDTMGTPAADVPWIAFTTEHDDIDAHSTLVFAHAPENSGPAAVHPSHWFVRSASTPTVAFSWAFFEEFELAPRASFFYRYRVVVADGAWDAARVGQYLDGLGW
- a CDS encoding Gfo/Idh/MocA family protein, translating into MAARRIRAAVVGTGAIVTHGHLPALAAHAADAELVAAVDIDTARLDAFREHTATVDGIGTPAGYTDLGAMLDTERPDLVILGTPPALHREQALAALRAGAWVWCEKPLCLSLAEFDEISAAERDGGPYLAVVAQHRYGSGTEHARALLDSGALGTPLVAHCQTTWYRDDAYYGVPWRGRWSSEGGGPTMGHGIHQTDLLLHLLGDWTEIRAMAARLVHDIESEDVSTALVRFAGGTMATVVNSVLSPDQVSRIRIDCADATVELTHLYGHSNADWRYTPRPGLDDDARVTRWRTPAADRPSSHTAQLAGVLDALRAGTRPPGSGTDARRSLEFNAALYKAAFTGLPVRAGEITENDPYYRAMHGNHPDWAPKETQ
- the pyk gene encoding pyruvate kinase, with the protein product MRRAKIVCTLGPATDSYERIAALVEAGMDVARLNLSHGAHREHELRYQRVRRAATEWGRSVGILADLQGPKIRLGSFKEGPVLLEPGDEFTITTEDVTGDQHHCGTTYPGLAGDVVPGERILVDDGRVALEVVAVDGPRVRTRVVEGGLVSDHKGLNLPGVAVSVPALSTKDIDDLRWALRTGVDIIALSFVRSGDDIKDVHRVMAEEGRFLPVIAKIEKPQAEANLQDIVDAFDGIMVARGDLGVEVPLEAVPLVQKRAVKLAKRNAKPVIVATQMLDSMIESSRPTRAEASDVANAVMDGTDAVMLSGETSVGRYPVETVRTMSRIVAASEEDLLSRGLPPLAQGGKPRTQGGAVARAAAEIGDFLDAKLLVAFTQSGDTARRLSRYRSPIPVVAFTPDPATHAQLTLTWGVETYLVPTVSTTDDMVAQMDEQLLRIGRCRKGDTVVMTAGSPPATPGTTNLVRVHRVGEDDAPQH
- a CDS encoding lysine N(6)-hydroxylase/L-ornithine N(5)-oxygenase family protein, translated to MTPSRPHRVLDLAGIGIGPANLSLAALAQPRADLRTAWYEQRPAFHWHPGLLIEGTTLQVPFLADLVTLADPTSPWTFLNYLRARQRLYPFYFAERFHTPRAEYDAYCRWVSTHLEGLHFDHRVDAVHWDREAAVFTLDHTRLGTGATGRTHARNLVVGIGTAPHVPGALRTLADTATAPVVHSADYLDHRERLLAADHITVVGSGQSGAEVFLDLLRARPAGRERLHWLTRSPAFAPMEYSKLGLEHFTPDYTRYFHGLGEPVRDHLTARQWQLYKAIDAGTLAAIHDELYRRSITGGWPDTTLTPGVTVRAAHCRAEGGLLLHLDHAEQSTTSHLPTGALVLATGYRERPLAPLLSGLAPHLRRDAAGRHEVDDRYRLALDPSVTGTVYVQNAERHTHGVGAPDLGLLAHRSAVILNHLTGRDCYPLPERTAFTTFGLNTTGARAVAERRFAAEGTGQISPR
- a CDS encoding pyridoxal phosphate-dependent decarboxylase family protein yields the protein MPVPTPADAARLAGAAAGPRALRPLLDTVLTALAEGAAARSGPLPAGGPDAVTRRLTELIGPTLPTHGTGPHDALRTLVTALAEGAADPADPHCAAHLHAPPLAVAVAADLAAAALNPSMDSWDQAPAASALEHRLARDLARLVHPQGPDPDALVTTGGTEANLIAALLARENLPAHLTLICGANAHHSVHRAAWLLGLPAPTVLPTPRGLLDPAAVHHALTTPRPPHRPHAPPALVIATAGTTDSGAIDPLHPIADIVAAHRPHRPTALHVDAAYGGPLLLSPTHRAKLTGLDRADTVTLDLHKLGWQPVAAGLLTTPDRAALTPLAQRADYLNAEDDTQAGLPDLLGRSLRTTRRPDILKIAATLRALGTSGLAELVDRTCRAAADLADLVAAEPRLTLHAPPTISTVLFRPAGATDQHVAAVRRRLLTEGRAVLGRARAHGPDGRPALWLKATLLNPFAQPNDLAALVKLVLDQDPEHADDRPTHRRSPQDTRP
- the pepN gene encoding aminopeptidase N; its protein translation is MAPLTRTEAEARAELLDVHRYEIDLDLTRGDRTFASTTTIRFTARRPGDTFAELRPTTLHRATLDGLDLDPHTLTDGRLPLPALTAGAHELTVTADMPYSRTGEGLHRFTDPADGLTYLYSMCFLADAPLVFAAFDQPDLKAVFDLAVTAPEDWTVLGNGIATPVTGQPGRHRCATTPPISTYLVAVAAGPYHSVRTEHAGLTFGLHVRRSLAEHLDKDADELLDITRRCFDHYHELFDEPYPFDSYDQAFVPEFNAGAMENPGLVTISENHIHRAAATDSQRADRAVTIAHEMAHMWFGDLVTLRWWDDIWLNESFADYLGYRVTNDATDHRPWPEFSTGRKQFGYDADQRASTHPVAPEPDAVPDTAAALLNFDGISYAKGASALRQLVTWLGDDAFLTGLNDHFARHRFGNATLADLVDAMTRASGRPVTDWADAWLRTTGPDTLTAGITTTEDAWHLRLAHAGARPHRLRLGTYTAEGTPLDRHDLDLPAAAGTTDHTYPGPRPDLVVLNDGDLTYAKIRLDPHSWNTARRTLSALPDPLTRTVLWTAARDMVRDGDLPPEDYLDTARGHLPAEPVTAILEAALAFATGPLAGRYLPHHRRPAALATLSDLAHELLAAGDTDPARRLVAARTAIDTATEPAPLRAWRQAGTLPGGPALDPELRWRLLRRLAALGATTEDEIDAEAARDTTAAGAEGAARCRAALPDPAAKEAAWEAMFGTADTLSNYLFRATAEGFWQHEQRELLTPWAARYFPAAVDLAARRGHTLGALAGRAAFPHTLTDPETLRLGEETLRRDDLTPALRRGLGDQLDELRRALAVLGR
- a CDS encoding chorismate mutase → MDSSSAGNNAPAPGELTQDVRDELATLRDSIDNIDAAIVHILAERFKATQRVGRLKARHSLPAADPAREARQITRLRELAENAKLDPAFAEKLLNFIIAEVIRHHETLANEAQGKGGTAQDRL